The Borreliella afzelii DNA segment TATTTTCAAATTGATTAACACCGGTTCTTCTATTATTTAGAATAATTTCCTTTCGATCCTTCCTAGACATTATTACCTCCCTTTTTTTCAAAAAGTACGTTTAGCGTACTTTTTGAAAAACAAATAGTAAAAGTACGTTTAGCGTACTTTTTGAAAAACAAATAGTAAAAGTACGTTTAGCGTACTTTTACTATTTTTTCCAAAGCTTCCTGAGCCTCTTTATAATACATTGCCTCAACATCGGGTTCTTTTAGTTCGTTAATTAAGACTTTTATACTGTTAAGGCTATGGATTTTGCCCTTAATAAACATTCCATAATTTTTAAACACCACCTCTTCTACATCTTTAAAAGTGTTTCTATTTTTAATAAATTGATTTTCTACTATTGAAACATCTATTTTTTTATTTTTAAATATATTAACTTCTTCTATTGCATCCATTAACATAGGGAATGCCTCAACAGACCACCTTTCGATTTGAATAGGTATTATAACCTTATCCGTAATATTCAAAGCATTGTATAATAATGGGCCTAAACTAGGGGGTGTATCAATTATTATGTAATCAAAATCGTTATTGTATAAAATTTTTTTTATACAATGCTCCAATAATTGTTCTTTATATCTTTCATCTTCTTGTTCAAATTTACATAGAATTGGGTGAGAAGGAATAATATACATCTCACTATTGATTTTATTTAAATACTTATTTAAATCTAAGTTTTTATACTCTTTAAACATGTAGTATACATTAATCCCTTCAACACCCTTGATATACTCAATAAAATAACTGGTCAAACTATTTTGAGGATCTAAATCAATCAGTAAAACTTTTTTATCAAAATTCTTTAAAATAAAACCAAAAATAATTGCTAATACACTTTTACCAACGCCACCCTTAATAGATGCAATTGTTATTATTTCTGTTTTTTTTCTATCCATTTTTTTATAATTCCTCCATTTGGAAACTTTTTATTGTAAAACTTATACACTTCTCTTTCCAACTTAATTATTAATTCAAGTAAAGATTGATTATACTGTGTTTCTGATTTTTCTTTTTTAATTAAACGAGACATCCCTTTAATATAGCAAGAGACACTTCCTTTACTAAATCTAAATTCCATATAATAAGCCTTTGAAAAGGTATATGATTTTGTAATGCCGTTTTCCTGATATTTTGTTACGATGTTTTGTATTGGCTTTCTGTATCCATAATAAATACCTAAGAATTTATCTTCTCCTTTTAGAGAAAATAAATTAAATTCACTGATTTTTTGCTTATTAAATAATCCTCTAAATGAAATGAAGAATTTATTTTTCTGATTTTTATTGACACCAAATACATATAAATCATTCATTATTCTTGTGTGATATATTTTCCTATCATTGTTATTTTCTATTTT contains these protein-coding regions:
- a CDS encoding ParA family protein, translating into MDRKKTEIITIASIKGGVGKSVLAIIFGFILKNFDKKVLLIDLDPQNSLTSYFIEYIKGVEGINVYYMFKEYKNLDLNKYLNKINSEMYIIPSHPILCKFEQEDERYKEQLLEHCIKKILYNNDFDYIIIDTPPSLGPLLYNALNITDKVIIPIQIERWSVEAFPMLMDAIEEVNIFKNKKIDVSIVENQFIKNRNTFKDVEEVVFKNYGMFIKGKIHSLNSIKVLINELKEPDVEAMYYKEAQEALEKIVKVR
- a CDS encoding DUF226 domain-containing protein; protein product: MNSILKRLKAKKSEIRKNKKTCIFIKIENNNDRKIYHTRIMNDLYVFGVNKNQKNKFFISFRGLFNKQKISEFNLFSLKGEDKFLGIYYGYRKPIQNIVTKYQENGITKSYTFSKAYYMEFRFSKGSVSCYIKGMSRLIKKEKSETQYNQSLLELIIKLEREVYKFYNKKFPNGGIIKKWIEKKQK